One segment of Bacteroides caecimuris DNA contains the following:
- the rhaM gene encoding L-rhamnose mutarotase codes for MKREAFKMYLKPGCEAEYEKRHAAIWPELKALLSQNGVSDYSIYWDKETNILFAFQKTEGEAGSQDLGNTEIVQKWWDYMADIMEVNPDNSPVSIPLPEVFHMD; via the coding sequence ATGAAACGAGAAGCATTTAAAATGTATTTGAAACCCGGATGTGAAGCCGAATATGAAAAAAGACATGCTGCCATCTGGCCCGAATTGAAAGCACTGCTTTCACAGAATGGAGTGTCGGACTATTCGATTTATTGGGATAAGGAAACAAATATCCTGTTTGCTTTCCAAAAAACGGAAGGAGAAGCAGGTTCGCAGGATTTAGGCAATACGGAAATCGTACAGAAATGGTGGGACTATATGGCGGATATTATGGAAGTGAATCCGGACAACTCACCAGTATCCATTCCTTTGCCGGAAGTGTTCCACATGGATTGA